In Pithys albifrons albifrons isolate INPA30051 chromosome 6, PitAlb_v1, whole genome shotgun sequence, a single genomic region encodes these proteins:
- the FTH1 gene encoding ferritin heavy chain: MAAPPSQVRQNYHQDCEAAVNRQINLELYASYVYLSMSYYFDRDDVALKNFAKYFLHQSHEEREHAEKLMKLQNQRGGRIFLQDIKKPDRDDWENGLTAMECALHLEKNVNQSLLELHKLATEKNDPHLCDFIETHYLDEQVKAIKQLGDHVTNLRKMGAPKYGMAEYLFDKHTLGDCDNNS; encoded by the exons ATGGCAGCGCCCCCCTCCCAGGTGCGCCAGAACTACCACCAGGACTGCGAGGCCGCGGTCAACCGCCAGATCAACCTGGAGCTCTACGCGTCCTACGTGTACCTCAGCATG TCCTACTATTTTGACCGGGATGATGTGGCTCTGAAAAACTTTGCCAAGTACTTCTTGCATCAGTCCCACGAGGAGCGGGAGCACGCGGAGAAGCTGATGAAGCTGCAGAACCAGAGGGGAGGGCGCATCTTCCTTCAGGACATCAAG AAGCCAGACCGTGATGACTGGGAGAATGGCCTGACTGCAATGGAGTGTGCCCTGCACCTGGAGAAGAATGTGAACCAATCACTGCTAGAGCTGCACAAACTGGCAACTGAGAAGAATGACCCACAT CTGTGTGACTTCATTGAGACTCATTACCTGGATGAGCAGGTGAAAGCCATCAAGCAGCTGGGTGACCACGTGACCAACCTGCGGAAGATGGGGGCACCCAAGTACGGCATGGCCGAGTACCTCTTCGACAAGCACACCCTCGGGGACTGTGACAATAACAGCTGA